The Narcine bancroftii isolate sNarBan1 chromosome 8, sNarBan1.hap1, whole genome shotgun sequence region TGTCATGGTAGAAAATAAAAAAACAACAGAGATAGGCTTAAAGTGAGGGGAAGGTGTATGAAGGGAATTCATAGGAAAATGTGGATACCTGCAACTCATTGGTGGTGGAATCATGTACAATCATTATGTGTAAGAGATCTACAGGCAGATATTTAAAtggacaaaatattaaaaaatagaaaCTTAATGTGGGCATGTGGGAATAGCATCGATACGTCAACATGTAATTATAAATCATTGTACAATACAATAATTATTTGGATTGAAGAGAATTTcattcattacatgatggttataccCTCTCCTTATCCCAATCCCCACCCttataaaaaatatatagtaaaaaataaagaaaataataaaaaagaaaggaagaaacagTATAATTCCTTGGATTGTCTGGAGTGTCATGCCCCAACACACTGGGAGTAAACAGATCTTGTTCAATCATTTCATTTTGGAGAAGAAGGTTAACACAGGACTTAAGAGACTAGAAGAGCATTACTATGTATTTATACTTAATGTTTGCATATATGGACTCCAAACTCGCCAAAATATAAGGTTTTTATTTctaaaattatatgtttttttcaaggggaatacaattctgtatttctgcattccatcttcccattccTAAATGTGAATCCGATTAGCATTTCCTCGCTACTGCTAatcctattttaacaaatttcatttaacaaatagataatttcaatttaggtcttgttccttctacatTTCCCAATAAGAACACATctggatttaaagaaaataaggcACCTGTAACTTGCTCCAAGAATttggatttaaagaaaataaggcACCTGTAATTTGCTGCAAGAATTTTCCATGTTCCGCCCAAAAAGGTTGTACCTTAGAACTTGACCAAgtcgagtttaaaaaaaaaacctatcccttcaccacacctaaagcattgatctgataagtctgatttcattctatttaattttagtgatgttaaatatagttgatgtaaaaaaaattatactaaaccaatctatattttacattaatAGAATTTGTCATGCCATCTTGACCATATTGGACCATTTTTGctcatcaattataatattcaaatccGTCTCCCATTTCTGTGTAGACTTGTCCAATTTTTGTTTAACATTTTTGTTCTGCAGTaagagatatattgctgatgtaaaTTTCTTAATCTTTCCTCTCCAAATAAGAGTTTCTACCTCACTACAAATAGACAACCACATCTTTAGACCTAATTTTTTCCCTTAAGAGTGCTGTCAATTGGAAATAACAAATTAAAGTACTACCTGTATTagggattccatatttatttctcaattgttcaaatCACATCAATTGGTCTTGTTCATAGCAATCATCGATATTCCTAACACTCTTATTGGACCAGATGGTTAGAAactgattatcttttgaaaaaggtACGAGGTGGTTTTGAATCCAAGGGCATTTTAGGTGATTATACatccttttgttccaatttcataaTTTATCCTATACCAAATAGTGATCCAATGTTTCACCAATTTTTAGCCCCAGTTAATAATTttgggtcccatttatatataaattcttctgctaacCTCTCACATATATAATCTCGTTCTATTTTTAACTCATGCCAGTTTTTCTacttcaaagaaagatgagatttttaaaaatgttccttGTCAAAACATCCTGAAGACAAATCCAACAGATCAGCTGATGACTGGTAATGATTGGTTGAATCATCCTAatcatatattttatatattgtaTATCTTGGTGCAGCACTACAAGTTGCCTTTCTTGACTGGTTAAATAATATTGTCTTTCATTACCGCTGtttcttttttcccctccttCAGTGTGGTTCTACTTTGGTGTGGTTGGAGCTTTTTGCTTTATTCTCATTCAGCTGATTCTTCTCATCGATTTTGctcactcctggggtcagtcctGGGTTGAGAACATGGAAGAAGGAAACAGCAAATGCTGGTATGCTGGTACGTAAAAATAAGTGGACTATTTTCAGTGTGTTTGAAGGCAGATCTAGCCATGAATTTTCTACCATTCTTCATTTATTTAGTGGTTAGCTAAGTGGAGGCAATAacatccctgtaaatatttattaaatcCTTGCTGTACCTCAAGCTAAATCTCTGCACAAGATGGAACAACTGCTATTTCTAAAAAGTACAGAGTTGATATGTAAACTatgtgcaattgggtggcacgagtctcattaatttgaaaaaaatacaaaaaaaatattggagctcATTGTTCTGGTAATTGTCATGTTGATGCAGTTCATACCATTCTGTGACCTTGTTGGCTGGAAATTTACTTCCATGTAATCTgttttttgattatttttgaaCTAATTTGTTGTGCTGTATTTCCTCATCAGTGACTTCCTCCACAATTTCAAACTCTCCATAAATTCCATATTCGGTTTTGAATTTTGCACAGTTGTTTTTGGAGCTGCTTGGCTTTTTTCTCCAAAGTTGTGCAGAAAGTTTGGACATTGGGGAATTGTGCTGAATGAACTCATGCACAACTTTTCCGCAGTTTCATCCTGACTGCACTGTAGTGGAGGGTCAGCATAACACTGCGAAACCTGTCTGCTGAAGCTGTGGCAGTTCACTTCAGCTACTCTGTTCATTTAAGTGGTAGGGAATGACAAGTGTGGAAAGAGGCCAGTTTCAgatactttaatttttttcaaattgaaattacttTGGGAATGGCCATGTCCATTTACACATCTTCCCATTTTTGTTACAGCTTTATTTATCTGTACGGCCATCAACTATCTTGTCTCTCTGGCTGCAGTTGTTCTTTTCTATTATTTTTATACTAAGCCTGATGACTGTGTAACAAATAAAGTCTTCATAAGTCTGAATCTCATCTTCTGCATCATTGTCTCCATTGTGTCCATCCTATCGAAGGTTCAGGtaagaaaacaaaatattcaattaGAAGCATGTTGCGGATAACTAATGCAATGTGGTGACTAGGATTTGAAGGTACTCAAGGACTTGATGTTGTTCAAGTTCAGACAAGGGGTGTGacgctgactgaccatttttacccaCGGATactacctgatctgctgagtctcttcAATTTCTGTCTGTTTACTGCAGTTTTTTGTACATCTCAATGCAAATAAAACTGATGATTGAAGGTACAATTCTTCATTCACAGTATTTGTTCCAAAATTCTCGGCCAACCTTGGcaagtgactgcagacttttaatataaaatgtaattttttaaatctgTATCTTTGCAAAATAATCCATTATAAACTCTAAATTTAGTTCAGGTTAAATGTGTCATAATCCAAATGACATTATTAAATACATTAAGGGATAAAATAAGTTTGTGTTGTCATTTTCTCAGTCTGTGATAGGTGTTTGTAGATGCTGTACTGGTTGAAGTGGATATTACTGATTTTTGTTTTGGCTTATGGGAAAAGCCTTTTGCCAATTAATATCTCTCTTTTAATTGAAATCTGTAAtgacattaatttttttaattgatattaTGGAACGATAAAAAATGTAGAGATCTACTGAACCATCCCAATTTGCTTCAGCTCTTTAATAGACCTGTTCAATTAATTCTAGTCTCCAGAATTTCCTCCACATAGACCCAATATTATTCCCCTTAATTTCCTTTTAATGGTTACTGTTGAATCAGCTTTTCCAACATGTTTAATCCATTATGTTCCATTGGCagtgagagtacaaaagacttgAAAAGTAGAAACATGCCTGAAGGAATTCGGGGGATGCAGGCATCAATACTGAGGGAGGAATACTGTCCGTACTTTACCTGTGGCCATTTTCCTCATCCATTCCATAATGCTATGTCCTTAACCTGTTGATATCCTCTGTTCCTTTTGATGCCCAGGAGTATGCCATTTCCAAAAGTGATTATTAAACGAGCAGGAATAcatgttgaatttttaaaaaatgttccttGTCAAAACATCCTGAAGGGAAATCCAAAAGATCAGCTGATGACTGGCAAtgattctttttcattcaaaccaAGTTGTCTCCTTTCTAAACAATCTTCCCACTACACTGTTGCCACTTCAGTTGTCCACTACCTTATCACCTTTTAGCATCTCCCaagcccctccctcctccttatGGTTGCTATCTCCCCTTACGACCGTAgtctcaaaacattgactgaccattttgctccatagatgctgccagaCCCAGTGAGTCTCTTATTTTTGCTTTGCTTGCTAAAGCTGTTAAATGGCTTTTAGAAATCCAAATGTACTATATAAATGGCTATTGTAGAAGATAAGAGCTTAGGGAAGAGGTCAACATGGATTGAAAACTGGTTTTCATGTAGAAAATAGGACTTTTTTCATGGTGGAAGTGCATAACCAGCGCAGGGTTCTTCACCCTCAAGCATTGACCGTCTATAACTGATTTGGAGGAGGGAGCAGAGTATGAAGGCAGAGTTATTATATTTATAGTTGATTTTTCAGCTTTGGcatttttgaatttaatttctTTGATAATGTATTATGGAATTATATTAATTGTGTGATGAATTCAGTCGTTAGACCTTCTTCAGAAGTCAAGGAACCAGTTTGTCATTATCACAAAAGGTAGTCGAAGAACTTCCTGTATTGATAATATTTGTACTCTGCAATAGAATATGGATATAGTAAAACTCCTCGGCACTCTATGGGGATTGAAAGATACTGGATgagtgagttttccagttgcttgagattgtgtgattggcaaactaatagtGAGGCACACCAAtgttaaacttccgtatttttttacctatttattttccatgattttttttgccaattgcttgaggcaGCTGTTGCTTGAAGTCTGGAAAACAGGAGTTTTTACTGGAGATTGAATGAATGTGCAAAAACATGAAAGGAATCTAATGTAAGAAAGTGTGATATTATGTACTTTGGTAAGAGCAATGAaatggagagagaatgagagtgcaaggagtaaaatttattgtcatctgattctacAACCCTACGAAACAGTGTTCctcggtccttggtgcaaagcatgcagacacacaaccagttataaacatgtaaacaaataagacatgcaggacaaatatttgaaGTATACATATAAATTAATAAATCAATGGATATTGTCTTGTATAAATaagagtctcaggtggttagtgtgaggagttcctttgtcgttcaacgttctcactgcccgtgggaaggagctgttcctcagcctggtggtgctggctctgatactcctgtatctcttccccgatgggagcagctgaaagatgctctatgctgggtggaaggggtcctcaatgattttgcatgtcctcttcagacaatgatctcatTAGAGTCTTGCATGGagcaagactccagtgatcctctctgccacttgaatgttcctgtggattgaactccaatccatttctctgcagccggccaggacactcttgatggaGCTCATTTTAGAAGATCGACATAATGATGGCAGGTAACATTGCCCGccacattcttctcaggaagcgtGGTCCCTATTGCaccttccagacaagtgaggagatgttgaatgtttacggaaggtcactagttaagtgaactccaaggaacttggtgctctctgctCTGCGACAGAgtcgttgatgtgtagtggaggctggCCGTTCCTGGTCAAACCTGAAgttcataatcatctcctttgtcttgtctatgTTGAGACTCCATTCTACTTGAGGAGTGAAGTTAAGAGGGATCTAGGTGCtcctgtgcatgaattgcaaaatgttAGACAACAGATGAGAAATGCAAATGGAATTCTCGCCTTTATTGCAAGAAGTAAGAGTTTACAAATTGAACATTGTGGTTAGAATTGTATGAGGTACAGGTTCAGCCTCAACTAGAGTTCCTCATCCCAGGATACATTGTGCTAAATACTTTGCAATCTGCTTCAGGCTTAGCATCCACCTTATAACATTGTAGTCAAGTGCAAACAATATTTTACAAATGTGTAAAAGTAACTTCCTATTGTGAATTATTTCTATGACAAAGCGATCATAATTAAAAATGCAAGTACacaatatgtattttttttactttacCCAAAATGATGCTTCATGTCGAATTATATGTACAATAATATGGAATTAGTTGTATGCAGAATTTGAGATTATTTGTTCATTCACacattttgtttttgtgttttatttctgcaGGAAGCTCAACCTCATTCTGGTTTGCTCCAGGCTTCTGTCATTACTCTTTATACAATGTATGTGACCTGGTCGGCCATGACCAATGAACCAAGTAGGTTTAACTTGGTAACATTCCATCAACATTTCTGAAGTAGGAAGAACAGTAATCGATAAATATATGATTATTTGTTTTCAGTTTCAGAATTTCTTTGTTTCTGGAATAATTTGATGAACATTTGGAGCAGAACATTTTATCATGGTGCAATGGGTTAATTAAAGCCACTAGACCTTCAGAAGTAAATCACTGTTAGAGATGAAACCATGTTTTTAAATATTATGGGatacaggaaaaaaataaatgtggtTTTGTGCAAATTTAAAAGGGAAAATGGGTCTAAATGCAGCACAAGTAACAAAGGATGAATCATTGGAAATGACTGCTGCTCATAATAAAATCCTGCAGTGGTTCAGACCTGAAATTATTGATTGCATTGGGTCAGGAAGTGCTTTATTGGCAAATGGGGTGCTGTACCACatgtttctgatttttttttctacctcaTCCACATCCCTTTTTTCCCTCTTTCTTAGTTTACCCTCTCACCATTCACGTGTCCCTGAGACCATCAACGCTCTTGACACTTAAATACCCCTTCCTGTTCATCGGACcttcccttttatttttttcactaccGATTTTCCATGATTCCCTAAATTCAATGTTAATTCCAGTTATGATGAAAGCTCTTCAATTTTAAGCAGTAACTTTGTTTTTCTCCACGGACCTGATGTCTAATTTCTGATGTTTCAGCTTTCAGCATCTATTATTTGGCCCTTGTGTGGATGGAGATAATATACAGATCATGTACACAATGTACCATTCAATTGAAAATGGGTGATGCATCTTGTACAGTTAGCCTTTGGTGCTTTTAGCTTGGATCACCTATTTTTGAAACTTTAGACCCAGGAATAACttctctggattttaaaaaatctttaaaattagacatgcaacattatacaggccccttcagcccacaagcctgtgcagtccaattacacccaattgacctacaaccctgatgtgttttgaatggtggtggtgatggtggtgggggacGACTGGAACACCCAGGAAAACCCACGAAGACATAAggagaagtacaaactccttgcggacagcgctggatttgaacccaggttgctggcaatgTAACAATATCGCACTAactactacaccaaccgtgcctccTCTATGATTGGTTGCAAAAAATTAGAAAATACTCTGCAGAAAAATGTTTCCCgatttttgaaatttattaagAAGCTTAATTGATCAAAACTACTTCTAAGTGAAGTCCACTGCATGACAGTTTGTAAGAAGTCAGGTCAACAATTTGGCATCTGACCACAGTAAAATGACATGAAACACAAGGCCACTGCTGCACTGGAGGTATTTTTTCAGAGGAAGTTTAACTGGCATCTGAAGTGACGTGGGACTAGTCGTGGTAACTTTGTGGAGTATTTTCTGAGGGATATGTGTTTCATTATTGAAGTTTTATTTCAAATGGctagaatattttatttctttatccATTTTTGTACCTCGATGAAATAGGAAATCCTGTGTGCTAACACTTTTTTTTGCTCACCTCTTGCAGATAGAAATTGTAACCCCAGTTTGCTGAGCATCGTGCATCAAACAACTAGCAATTCAACTGTTGCCCCGCCCTCCGATCAAGTGGTGCAGTGGTGGGATGCCCAGAGTATTGTGGGACTGGTCATCTTTCTTATCTGCGTGCTTTATTCAAGGTCTCTTTTTTTAAGTCTTTCCTCCCAGAAAAAGGGTCCCTAATATTTCTTAACCCTAGCAACTACGCAGGACTGCAATTAAGTTTGAAGTATTTTGAGCAgctttgggctcttcatttaagaaaggacaagCTAACTTTAGAGAGGTTTTGGAGGAGGTGCACGAGGAAGACtccagaaatgaaaaagttatatgaggaacatttggcatctcttggtctgtacttggaatttaggagaatgagggtgggatctcattgaatggaCAATGttgattgtttcccatggtgggagagttcaggataagagagcacaactttaggattgaaaggCACCCACTTAGAATAGAGAatcggaggaatttcttttgtcagagggtggtgaatctgtggaatttgttgccacaggtggttgtggaagcgAAGTCATTAGtaatatttaagggagagattgttaggtacttgattagccagggttatggagagaaggttaggcaatggggctgagtgggaaaatggttcagctcatgattgaatggtggggcaggctcgatggacTAAATAGCCTATTTTTTCTTATGATCTTATTTTCTTCTCTAATTTGAATCTAGCCCTCGActaatgatttttatttttggtgATAAGATATTCTTTCCAGATAATCCTCAATTGAACTGACATTGTAGATCGTGGTCTCCATCTTTGCTCTGGGATCAGATTTGCCAGTAGCCTGCCATGTCAACGTCTGCCAGTGGTAACAGATGGGTGCCACTGGACACAGAGAGATGGTGTTTCCAGCTCATCTTGCCATCCCCTTGACACAGAATTGTGGCagtgaagagatttttttttaaactaaaattcaGATACCATATTTACTAAGCAAATTTCTTTCTCTTCAGTCCCTTCACAaattttcttgtgtattttttctGTTCCAATGCACCCAAACGAGTTCTGAGCAATAAAATGATTTGTTTACTCAAGGCAAACAATTTATTGTGGAATATTCTTTTGGtttctaatttactttttgacatTAAATTGGTTGTAGTATACTGGAAATTGAGATTTAATTGATGTGAACCAAAAGAATAATCAATTCTTGGAAAAGCACTCAACTGCTTTGACTAGCTCTCCTATTGCTGAACTTTGCAACTCGAGTGCCATTCATAGAAATCAGTCACAACCTTTTCATTTTAAAGTACTTTGCAGGCATTTGAATCACAGTCAGAAATATATCCAAATAAGTTACAAGTTACTTTGAGTAAAAAAAAAGCACccagagaattttaaaaagtggaatgTAAAACAATAAATACCTACAAGCTTACAGGTTTTATTTTAATAATGCATGGAGTATTCTTTCTTCAGCTGCCTTCGTTAAAcggtccattttttttcccttcttgttTGGCAGTATCCGATCCTCCAACAATACTCAAGTTAACAAGCTGATGATGACTGAGGAAGGTGAAGGGGCAGTGAGTGAAATCTCTTCTGCCCCTGAAGATGGTGTACATCGAGCAGTGGATAATGAGCAGGATGCCGTCACGTACAGCTACTCCTTCTTCCACATCTGCCTTCTCCTGTCCTCTTTGTACATCATGATGACACTTACCAACTGGTACAGGTAACTTTGAGTAGTGTTCAAATAAATAGCTGTGCCTTTTGCCATGCTCGGTAAAACTGAAGCTCATAGTTcttcaggaggaggaggaggaggaggagtgaaggCTGTAAAATGACATGGATCCCATACCTCGTGATGTTCTGAATGAGTGTCCAtggggtccttgtcaaatgccttactaaaaatccatatacaccacatcgaCCATTATACTTTCAccaatttatttttcttattgCCTGTATATTTTGCTTATCCTTTAATGCACCTATAAATCTTTTATCATTTGTTGGAAGAAGGGATTAAGAAATAAATGGAAATATCTCTTGCTTGTATCATTCCCCTGCATCCAcatgaattttatttatttttactccTAGTCCCAACACTGATTACTCGACCCTGCAAAGCACTTGGCCGGCTGTTTGGGTGAAGATCTCCTCCAGCTGGGTTGGACTGCTGTTGTATTTGTGGACGCTCGTTGGTCCTCTTATACTGTCAGATCGCGACTTCACTTAAAACAAAATCTGCTAGTCAGAGTGATTGGCTTTTGTCTGAACTTGATGCCTTGACTGTAAATAAAGCTATCTTGAAGTTTACCTTCATAAAATAGAGCCTTAAACAATGCTGACAAAAGTTTCAGGCTCATTGTGCTTATTCTGCCATTTACGATGCAACTTTTTGCTACCTTTTTCCAAATCTTTGCAATGGGACATGTCCATTTTACACGTAATTAACCATTatttttctccatattctttatAATAGTAGTGTTTGAATCTGATGTTTTGGACAGACATAGGAAAATATTGAAATTTCTTGCACTTGTAAATATTGTTTGCTTCTGTCATGGTAACTGCCAATTGAAAATGGTCACGTTGCGATTCCACCCATCTGCCAGTGGAGATGCTTCCACTAGCCGGAGAATGCAATTACAACATCTTTGCATGGGCCATTTAGGTCATTGTCCACATAGCACTTAAAACAGAATTCTAAAAGTAAGAGAGATGGCAAGGCACTTTAAGGAAGCCTCAGTTTTGTTTATGTGATCTTGCAAACATCGCTTGCTATATCTCTGCTTTGTCTGAAGACCACACCCAGGTTTCTCTTCCGCACAAAACGCCACAGGAAGGTTACCTGGTTTTCAAAGTAAAATTTTTTGTGGCCTTGGCTGTTCCCAAATGGCAGAAATAATTCTATCTACAAAAATTTACCTTGGTCATGACATTAATTAAAAATGGAAGCTAATCGATATTTCTTCAGTGTTTATTTGAGGAGTTTTCACAAACTATGAGAGGTTTGGGAATGTGAACTCAGAGGAAAGAAATGTGTTGCTCTCTGGCATACTATGTAGAGATAGGCCCAAGAACAACTTGTTTACAAATAAAGCATTAAACTAATGGAATGAAACAGTATGCAGAAAGCTAAAGAGTTCAGTGTGGTTTGCATGAAATAAACTATAGGAATAACATAATAGATAGCTTTTCTGAAGGTATTTTTAGTAATTGATAGGAAATGATTGAAGTTGTGCATTATATTCATGAGGCATAGAATGAATAGGAAATAAAGACTCGCTCGAACTGACAATACTTTAATTAAGATCAAAAATGCCTTTGATCCATGGCAGAGGTTCTAATGCTGCTTTTGTGGTGGCACAGGGTCACACCAACAATATAAAATTCAGATAGGCTGGTTACAGGCATGAATCAGTTAGATACAAATAGTGGAGTGGTTATGCTTTTGTGTTGGAGATTTAATCATTGATCTTCTAGAGCAGAACAAGAAAACTGCTTGATTTGTA contains the following coding sequences:
- the LOC138741369 gene encoding serine incorporator 1-like, with amino-acid sequence MGACLGICSLVNCASCLCGSAPCLLSGCCPSTKNSVVTRLIYTFFLLLGTFVSVIMILPGMETQLRKIPGFCEGSSSIPFIQGHVNCNIIVGYKSVYRMCFALAAFFFLFALIMIQVKSSKDPRGALQNGFWFFKFLALVGITVGAFFIPDGTFTTVWFYFGVVGAFCFILIQLILLIDFAHSWGQSWVENMEEGNSKCWYAALFICTAINYLVSLAAVVLFYYFYTKPDDCVTNKVFISLNLIFCIIVSIVSILSKVQEAQPHSGLLQASVITLYTMYVTWSAMTNEPNRNCNPSLLSIVHQTTSNSTVAPPSDQVVQWWDAQSIVGLVIFLICVLYSSIRSSNNTQVNKLMMTEEGEGAVSEISSAPEDGVHRAVDNEQDAVTYSYSFFHICLLLSSLYIMMTLTNWYSPNTDYSTLQSTWPAVWVKISSSWVGLLLYLWTLVGPLILSDRDFT